Genomic DNA from Triticum dicoccoides isolate Atlit2015 ecotype Zavitan chromosome 4B, WEW_v2.0, whole genome shotgun sequence:
CGAACCTTGTTCTTAAAATACTATGTGTATAATGAGTTTAGACTGAATATGTGATCACTATACCTTCATGTGTTCTCTAGGAATTGAGGGTGATGGTTTCTTTGGAGATATATTCCTATATTTCTCTCATGTCATGTAGTTGTGTACAGCCTGCAGAATTTGGATACTAAATTACTTAAGACTATACACATTTTTTCTTGATAAAATTGCCTATAGACATTTTGGTTTCGCAGATATGAGATCCCTCTCATCATGTTGTAATCACATTCTGTTATCTGAAATAATGCAGCTCATGTCCAAAGTACCATGTGTACCAATTAACTGTCACTTTGGTGGTTCTTTGCCCACAGTTTTGTAATTTTTCGAAGTTTACTTAGAGGGTTTAATTTATCCAAATTCATATTATTTTTAGGTCATAACTTCTTACTGCTACATGTTTTGACACTAAATGCACAGACTGATACAGATATTGTTCTAAAAAAAGGCTGGTACGGATATTATGTACCAGTTTCGGATATGGTTAATAAAGGTAAGCAGAAGAGATCTTTACGCACATGTCATAAATTAAGAGTAGAGGACAATAGGACAGGGCCAGTGATTATGTGGCCCCATTATCATTGACTGTAGAATGGTGCCCCCATGCACCGGGTGTCTTCATTGCTTTCTCCTCTAAGGTTCTGCATATGGTGCACCACCCATTATTTATACCTCAAAGCTGAAACACTTGGTCCAACAATTCAAACTTGTCCTTCGAGACCTTTGTTTCGCTAAATTTCTAGGCACTGAATGTaagccaggaagaggaagaaagagagagctCAAGAGCACTGGGaatgggaacatggaggaaagccCTGCTTTTCTGTTTGCACCTCTAGTGTTGGAGGTGCAAACATTTCATATTTGGCATGGATCCTTTCCCAATGCCTCCCATTCCTACCGTTGTTGTGCACTCCTTCCTCTACCTTTTGGATTGCACAGTAGTTTTGATGGAGAAACGATAGACATGTGTCCACATATTTAGATAACTTGAGAGCTTGAAGGCAAGCCGGGAAGTGGAAGAAAAGAGGGCATAAGAGCAGTGGGaatgggaacatggaggaaagccTAAGTTGCTTTGTTTTCACCTCTAGTGTTGGAGGTGAGAACTTGCTTTGGTGTTTCCCGATGCCTCCCATTCCTATTGTTCTAAAgcactccttcctcttccttttttGGCTTGCTTGGTTCCTTTAGCTTAGAAACCAAATACATGTGTGCACATATTCGATGTGGGATCTCAAAAGCGAGCTaggaagaggaagaaagagaggGCGTAAGAGCAGTGGGAATGAGAACATAGAGGAAAGCCTAAAATTGATGATTCTTCACCTCTTGTCTTGAGGTGGCAATTCAGTTTGGCATTTTCCGATGCCTCTCATTCCTATCGTTGTTAGGcgctccttcctcttcctttttgTTTGCTAAATTGCTTTAGAAAAAAAGACATACATATGCATATATTCAGATGATATGAGATGCCCATAGTAAgacaggaagaggaaggaaagagggcCCAAGAGCAGTGGGCATGGGAACAATAGGTGGTGTGTCATTGATGTGATTTAGTCCTTATGTGCATTGCAGATTATTTTTACCATCAGAGTGAAATATGGCAATTTGCACACAGAACATGTAAAGATATGTGCATTGCAGATTATTTTTACCATCAATTCCTAGAGTTCACACATGGGATAGCAAACTAATGGATAGATATGCAGGCTAGCAAGAAACAGCAATGACTGCAACAAGATATATCTGCAGCGTCGAAAAAATTGTAAACTCCAATGGAATTGTGCACTTGATCATAATTCATAAATGGTTGTCTTTTTATACATTGTTTAGATGTGCGGGATTAGGCTTATTTCCCCACTCTTGAACCTTGCTGGCTGTTTGCATCTCAACCTAGCTGTTTTAATCCTTGGGGAATGGTGGCTGAGCTACAAGGTTGAACTGGGAAGTACTTTGATGGATGGAAGAAGTACCATACTCTCTTCGGGATCTTATTCTTCCTTTGTGTCCCAACCTTGTTCTTAAAATACTGTGTATAGTGAGTTTAGACGGAATATGTGACCTTATTCTTCAAGGTTTTTCCTCCTAGGGATCAGTGACGGGGCCACCTCCCGGCAACCCCGGGCGGCTGCCTGGGCTAGTCCAGAAAATTACTCCTAAGCACTAGTGATAATCTATGGTTAGAAGGATTATTTCTTTCGGCAGGTGCCAGCTCACACTATCACAGTTAAGTATTGCCCGAGCTGCATTCACaggctggctccgccactgctagGGATCGAGGGTGATGGTTTCTTTGGAGATATGTTTTTTCCTATATTTTTCACATGCCATGTAGTTGTGTACAGCCTGCAGAATTTGGATACTAAACACTTCAAGAGCAATACGACTATACACATTTTTTCTTGATAAAATAGCCTATAGATATTTTGGTTTTGCAGATatgagatctctcttatcatgtttTGATCACATTATGTCATCTCTAATACTGCAGCGGTCCGAAGTACATTATGTTCCAATCTTTGCCCCACTGTTgtgtaatttttccaagtttacttACAGGGTTTAATTTGTCCAATTTCATATTACTTTTAGCTCTAACTCCTTATTGCTACATATTTTGACACCATAAATGCACAGGCTGATACGGATATTGTTCTAAAAAAGGCTGGTATGGATATTATGTACCAGTTTCTGATATGGGTAATAAAGGTAAGGAGAAGAGATCTTTACACATGTGCCCTAAATTAAGAGTAGAGGACAATAGGACAGGGCCGGAAATTATGTGGCCCCATTATCATTGACTGTAGAATGGTGCCCACATGCATCAGGTGTCTTCATTAGTTTCTCCTCTAAGGTTCTGCATATGTTGCACCACCCATTACTTATACCTCAAAGCTGAATCGCTTTGTCCAACAATTCAAGCTTGTTCTTTGAGAGTTTTTGTTTCATTAGATTTGTAGGCACTGAAAGTAAGCCGggaagaggaagaaagagagaactCAAGAGCATTGGGaatgggaacatggaggaaagccCTGCATGTTTGTTTGCACCTCAAGTGTTGGAGGTGCAAATATTTGGCATGGATCCTTTCCTGATGCCTCCCATTCCTACCATTCTTGCgcactccttcctcttccttttcgCTTACGTGATAGCTCTGATGGAGAAACCATAGACATGTGCCCACATGTTTAGATAACATGAGACCTCAAAGGCGAGCCCGGAAGAGGAAGAATAGAGGGCCTTAGAGTAGTGGGaatgggaacatggaggaaagccTAACCTGCTCGGTTTTCACCTCTAGTGTTGGAGGTGAGAATTTAGTTTGGTGTTTCCCAATGCCTCCCATTCCCATTGTTCTAAAgcactccttcctcttccttttttGGCTTGCTTGGTTGCTTTAGCTTACAAACCAACTATATTTTTGCACATATTCGATGTGAAATCTCAAAAACGAGCTAggaagaggaagaaacagagggcctAAGAGCAATGGGTATGAGAACATAGAGGAAAGCCTAAGTTATCGGTTCTTCACATCTTGTGTTGAGGTGGAAATGCCATTTGGTATTTCCCAGTGCCTCTCATTCCTATCGTTCTTAAGcgctccttcctcttcctttttgTTTGCCAAATCTTTAGAAAAACTGAACATTTATGTGGATATATTCAGCTGGTATAAGATGTCCATTGTgagacatgaagaggaagaagacctAAGAGCAGTGGGCATGGGAACGTGATGGAAGGCTAAAGCCCTCGTTCCTCATCGGAGTCTTTGGTTTGAGTTTTTGTGATGCCTCATATGCCTATTGTTCTTTGGTactccttcctcttccttttggGTCACACAACATGATTTGGTCAGGTTCATACACCCTGCATAGTAGGAGGGTTATTTTCCGTGTTTCTTTGGCATGCCTTAATCCATCAGTAAGATAAGATGCCAGATTGTTAACTGGTTTATACTATAACCTCACAGTCATGGTTTTGTCAATCAACACAACAATTAGATCAGATATTAACATAGCTAACTTAAATCAATAAGTATGTTTTGACATTAAACTGAAAATCAGGGTTGTTACATGATTGATAACTCAAACTCCAGATTAGCTAAACTGCTTGAAGTTTCAAAGGCCAATAAGCTACTTAAACAGGGTTTGATAAACAGATAGTTACATGGCAAGTTGCCCTGAGTAGCTGTTGTCTGGAGACGCAAGTCGATCCTTTTGGGATGGCTGCAATTTCTTGGGCTGTACTGAAATGTAATTTTTATAATAAGAACATTGATTCGGCCGTTTGCTGTCACCATTATAAACTCTGGACATCTAAAGATTTCACTAATTCTAATCTGAAGAACACCGCGCAGTTTAAACATTTATTCTCCAGAATTAATGAAGTCCAAATTATCACACTAAAACAATTCTATTAAGACCACACTTGTTCAAAGGGGAAAGTATACTTGAATAGACAAAAACACATTTTCTCAAAGGGGGAAATAATACTTGAGTGGACAAAGTCCATGAGCTGTGGACGAGAAAGCAGATAACTATTAAAACAAGTTAACTTTACAAACAATTTAAAATATTTACGTGAAAGACACGCAAAAGAAAATCAGAACTTTAGAAAACAGGGCAAGAAGTTCAttcaaacatactccctccgttccaaaatagatgacccaactttatactaaggtCAGTACAAagttaggtcatctattttggaacggagggagtactaagcaAGAAGACAAAACAGAAATGCAGTGACTGAGCTAATTTCATATGTAGTTCCTCGGAATAATGTTTAGCGTACCAGGAAGAGATAAATGAGCAGAATTCTGGAGAGAACTGATCTGCTGGTGCAGAAGGTGGTGGCTGGTCAACAATTGCTTCTAATAGTTCATAGAAGCTTAGCCAACCTTCTCCTTCCGGAGGAGTATAGGGGAAGCGGCCAATGGCGCATTCAAGTATTACCAAGCCCAAACTCCATATATCACTCTTGTAGTCATAGGAGCTGCCACTAATCCGCTCAGGCTGCACAAAAAGGAAAGGGAGAAAACTATTACAGCAAATTTTGAGCACCCCAGATAACCATTATGAGCATAAGCCGCAGTCAGAAGACAAAGCAGATCTTTTTACATACCGCCATATAGTTGTAGGTTCCAACAAATGTATCACGCTGACCGATTGAACTTGCTAGCACTGCACTCACCCCAAAATCAGTAATCTTTACTTCACCTTTATGGTTAACTAACAAGTTAGATGGCTTTATGTCCCTGTGAATCACATGTCTTTCATGATGAAGATATAACAGACCCTCCAAAACCTGATTTGTTAAGACATTATTAATGTTAGATGTGCCAGACTCTAGCTACAACTTCCATCGGATGTGACAAAATTTGAATATTCCGGATGCAGTCAAACCATAGGCCAAACGGATACATACCTGCTTGCAAAGTACTGCAAGGTATGGCTCCAGAATGGTTTTAACTTGTTTAATTATGTCTGCAAGAGATCCACGATCCATATATTCCAGAACAAGATATATTACACCATTGTGGTAAAAAGATTGATGGCAAAGGACGATATGGGggctctgtgttgcttgatttattTTGAGCTCCTGTACTATTTGTTTGCGTACTGACTCCTGAATGTTCATTTGAATTCCCTGTGAAGAAATTGAAAATAATCAATTGACTGATAGATCATATGGACAACGAAATGCCACAGCAGTACAAAGACCAGGAATAATGCTTGAAAATGTTTAATCGGCTGTATATCGTTACCTGATGTATTCTCATACATTAGTGTCAGTTTCCGTTAAAATTGGTGTTCTGTGGAGATTTTGCAGGCAAAGATCAGCCAGTACTAGATGTTTTTGCTACAACTCATTTTAATGGTGTGCATAAATGTGGATCTAATTGAATATATTGCCATGCCATcacaaagtgacaaaacaaaacaaATAAGTCTTCAGATGTAGAATAATCAGATTGTCATAACAATGCATAGAATGCAAATCTGTTCAAACAGATAAACATATTAACTTCCATGTTAACAAACATGAAAATATATAAACAGGTACGATAAAAAAACAAGCAGTCTACCCCAATGCTCTAACATCAACAAAAAAATCCATCATAGGCATTTGTGCGGCCCACTAGGTGAATTTAGTGTACTGTTACCTTCAAGGCATAAAATGTGCCCACCCACTTGTGCCGCACTAGTTGGACGACGCCACCACTTCCCTTACCAATGACCTGAATCATTTCGAGGTCATCCATTGATAACTGCACATCTTCCACCTTCATTTTTGTTGATTGCTGAGGAAAAGAAACAAATCAAGATGCAAACAGAATTCGGAAACAACTTGATCATTATCCAAATACTAATAAACACAAACTGAAGAACAATATATTCTTGTTGTGGTTTCTGTTGGTGGCATCTAATAACCAATAGCGAGCAGCAGAGTACATAATTTCAATCCTAGGCATTAAAAACTAACATCTACTCAAGATAATCACGAAACATAATGGAAATTTTTGCAAATATGTTATGATTAT
This window encodes:
- the LOC119291785 gene encoding mitogen-activated protein kinase kinase 1, which codes for MRGKKPLKELTLSVPAQETPVDKFLTASGTFKDGELRLNQRGLQLISEENGDEHQSTKMKVEDVQLSMDDLEMIQVIGKGSGGVVQLVRHKWVGTFYALKGIQMNIQESVRKQIVQELKINQATQSPHIVLCHQSFYHNGVIYLVLEYMDRGSLADIIKQVKTILEPYLAVLCKQVLEGLLYLHHERHVIHRDIKPSNLLVNHKGEVKITDFGVSAVLASSIGQRDTFVGTYNYMAPERISGSSYDYKSDIWSLGLVILECAIGRFPYTPPEGEGWLSFYELLEAIVDQPPPSAPADQFSPEFCSFISSCIQKDPAERMSASELLNHAFIKKFEDKDLDLRILVESLEQPMNVPE